Proteins found in one Thunnus maccoyii chromosome 5, fThuMac1.1, whole genome shotgun sequence genomic segment:
- the ighmbp2 gene encoding DNA-binding protein SMUBP-2, producing the protein MAVEQFVSKTLELLQEEREAEIDETRVWQENVSLKDLQNKGVCLLKLQIGSQSTGLYGRTVVVLEPRKHLGFLSLPSNSFGPGDIVGLYDTGGCSAVSQISTGIVTRVTQAAISVAFDDSKDGLSFDTDALYNLLKLANDVTYKRMKHALNALNGYCNGPAANLINVLFGDSKPSSQSQPNEVEFLNSNLDDSQREAVSFALSQRELAVIHGPPGTGKTTTVVEIILQAVKQGQKILCCAPSNVGVDNLVERLARSKAKVLRLGHPARLLESIQKHSLDAILAKSDNANIIADIRKDIDKVFTGMKKMHDKGDRGNFRREIGELRKELKTREATAITQILKSADVVLCTNTGACHDGPLKFLPAEHFDWVVIDECAQALESSCWIALLRARKCILAGDYKQLPPTIKSQTAASKGLSLSLMERLIQMYGDSVVRMLTVQYRMNSAIMEWASKEMYQGKLTAHNSVERHLLKDLPGVTCVEETSTPLLLIDTAGCGLSEMEVTDEQSKGNQGEVDIVELHIKALTEAGVKAKDIAVIAPYNLQVDLLRQKLSARHPELEIKSVDGFQGREKEAVVLSLVRSNRKGEVGFLAEDRRINVAVTRARRQIAVVCDTQTVQNHAFLKSLVNHMTEFGEVRTAFEYIQDIVPQNYTRDHKDTKPSTSASSSMSAKQKVKDQRPSKAKPGQKKSTGSSIKEDDKKQDKHTNSCTSALTEEEQKKNRYTEIRQQVESFLKDLNQSELKFPSSFNSHDRLLVHQIAEEMSLVHESKGEGNDRCITVSRPAEELTQAKEEEKEEEEEEEAAQEEETTPNPPKDPLCQLPLDLKSLHLERMKREQQKREENAQQKKQQNNIPPAQAQSSKKAKSKGKNRTKAGACDIAAAAAPDDDFDTLINAVVKAESVCSFVKCKASVLTLGQLCLFCNRQYCLSHHIPEVHGCGDKAKSHARMRISKEGVLYAGSGKKDKSMDPNKKAYLQRKLDSKLKDMASQRKVKNKEKDS; encoded by the exons ATGGCAGTTGAACAGTTTGTGTCAAAGACACTTGAGCTTCTacaagaggagagggaggctgAAATAGATGAAACCAG GGTATGGCAGGAGAACGTCTCTCTTAAGGATCTTCAAAACAAAGGAGTATGTCTGCTGAAACTGCAGATAGGAAGTCAGTCCACAGGCCTGTATGGTCGAACTGTCGTCGTCCTAGAGCCAAGAAAGCATCTTGGTTTCTTATCTCTTCCAAGCAACAGCTTTGGACCTG GGGACATAGTTGGCCTGTATGACACTGGTGGATGCAGTGCAGTGTCTCAGATCAGCACAGGGATAGTGACGAGGGTCACCCAGGCAGCTATAAGTGTGGCCTTTGACGATTCAAAGGATGGGCTCAGTTTTGATACAGATGCTCTTTACAATCTTCTAAAGTTGGCAAATGATGTGACTTACAAACGAATGAAACA TGCCTTGAATGCATTAAATGGATACTGCAATGGACCAGCTGCAAATCTGATAAATGTTCTCTTCGGAGACTCAAAACCTTCATCTCAATCGCAGCCAA ATGAAGTAGAATTCTTAAACTCAAACCTGGATGATTCCCAGAGAGAAGCTGTGTCCTTTGCTCTGTCTCAGAGAGAACTGGCTGTGATTCATGGACCACCAGGCACTGGGAAAACCACCACAGTGGTGGAGATCATTCTGCAAGCTGTCAAACAAGGCCAAAAG atcCTGTGCTGTGCCCCCTCTAACGTGGGTGTGGATAATTTAGTGGAGCGGTTAGCCCGAAGCAAGGCCAAGGTTCTGAGGCTGGGACATCCTGCCAGACTGCTGGAGTCCATACAGAAACATTCACTGGATGCCATCCTTGCTAAGAGTGACAATGCAAACATCATCGCTGACATCCGTAAAGACATCGATAAAGTGTTT ACGGGAATGAAGAAGATGCATGACAAAGGAGATCGGGGGAACTTCAGAAGGGAAATAGGAGAGCTAAGAAAGGAGCTGAAAACCAGGGAAGCAACAGCCATCACTCAGATCCTGAAAAGTGCTGATGTCGTCTTATGCACCAACACAG GTGCTTGTCATGACGGCCCTCTGAAGTTCCTGCCAGCAGAGCATTTTGATTGGGTGGTGATAGACGAGTGCGCTCAGGCCCTGGAGAGCAGCTGCTGGATCGCCCTGCTCAGAGCACGCAAGTGTATTCTGGCTGGAGACTACAAGCAGCTACCACCTACTATCAAATCACAAAC AGCTGCATCAAAAGGCTTGTCTCTCAGTCTTATGGAGAGACTTATCCAGATGTACGGGGACTCAGTGGTCCGAATGCTAACAGTACAGTACCGCATGAACAGTGCCATCATGGAATGGGCCTCCAAAGAGATGTACCAGGGAAAACTAACTGCTCACAACTCAGTGGAGAGACACTTGTTAAA AGATCTACCAGGAGTCACCTGTGTAGAAGAGACCAGCACGCCCCTTCTTCTGATTGACACAGCAGGCTGTGGTCTGAGTGAAATGGAGGTCACAGATGAGCAGTCCAAAGGCAATCAAG GTGAAGTAGACATTGTTGAACTGCACATAAAGGCCTTGACTGAAGCTGGGGTTAAAGCTAAAGACATAGCTGTTATTGCACCGTACAATCTACAA gTTGATCTTCTGCGCCAGAAACTTTCTGCGAGGCATCCAGAGCTGGAGATAAAATCAGTGGATGGATTTCagggcagagagaaagaagctgTGGTATTGTCATTAGTCCGGTCCAACAGGAAAG GTGAGGTTGGATTTCTGGCAGAGGACAGAAGGATAAACGTGGCTGTTACACGTGCGAGACGTCAAATTGCTGTAGTATGCGACACCCAAACGGTTCAGAATCATGCTTTCCTGAAGTCCCTAGTCAATCATATGACTGAGTTTGGCGAGGTCAGAACAGCATTTGAGTACATCCAGGACATCGTACCACAGAACTACACCCGCgaccacaaagacacaaagcCAAGTACATCTGCCAGCAGCTCCATGTCAGCTAAACAGAAGGTCAAAGATCAGCGTCCCAGTAAGGCAAAGCCAGGCCAGAAGAAATCCACTGGTAGCAGCATTAAGGAGGATGATAAGAAACAAGATAAGCACACAAACTCCTGCACATCCGCACTGACAGAGGAGGAACAGAAAAAGAACAGATACACTGAGATCAGACAACAGGTGGAGAGCTTTCTGAAGGATTTAAATCAGAGTGAGCTAAAGTTTCCATCATCGTTTAACTCTCATGACCGACTGCTGGTCCACCAGATCGCTGAGGAGATGAGCCTTGTGCATGAGAGCAAAGGCGAGGGGAATGACAGGTGTATCACTGTCTCAAGACCAGCTGAGGAGCTGACACAagcaaaggaagaagaaaaagaagaagaagaagaagaagaagcagctcAGGAAGAGGAAACTACCCCAAATCCCCCAAAAGATCCATTGTGTCAGCTTCCATTAGATTTGAAAAGTTTACATTTGGAGCGAATGAAGAGGGAGCAACAGAAAAGGGAGGAAAATGctcaacaaaaaaagcaacagaacAACATCCCACCAGCTCAAGCACAATCTTCAAAGAAGGCCAAGTCTAAAG GGAAGAACCGAACCAAGGCAGGCGCCTGTGACATCGCTGCTGCTGCCGCTCCAGACGATGACTTCGACACACTTATCAATGCTGTCGTGAAGGCTGAAAGTGTGTGCAGCTTTGTCAAGTGTAAAGCCTCTGTGCTAACCCTCGGTCAGCTTTGCCTCTTTTGCAACAGGCAATATTGTCTCAGTCATCACATACCAGAG GTTCACGGTTGTGGAGATAAAGCCAAATCTCATGCTCGGATGAGAATAAGCAAGGAGGGTGTTCTTTATGCTGGCAGTGGGAAGAAAGACAAATCCATGGACCCCAATAAGAAAGCCTATCTGCAAAGGAAGCTGGACTCTAAACTGAAAGACATGGCATCACAGaggaaagtaaaaaacaaagagaaggatagttaa
- the LOC121897195 gene encoding protogenin B-like produces MAKFKMKVYQLWLLFVLFLPLSSVLCFSELSFITEPSDVTVLPKDPAVLDCQAHGQPPVTIKWLKNGVRLAESEHIQFLPNGSLYIPKIKHTKEDSDEGFYQCLSQNKYGAILSQRSRLTIASISEFVVHPVPMVVTEGSVARFSCAVTSSPPATITWELNQSTLPLQTDRITILPNGVLQIHNVQLEDAGQYRCVATNIGSSLKSREATLTVNQGAGPKPRQRPRIIAGPQNITVSLHQTVVLECVATGSPWPIISWSRADSKPIDVYNAKVLGNGNLVITDVNSKHSGVYLCRATTPGTRNYTIAAANLTVLVPPSIVERPESQTRPRAGTARFMCQAEGVPPPRISWLKNGEEVHLNGRIKMYNSKLVITQIIPEDDAIYQCIAESEQGSVLSLARLIVVMSEDRPSAPRNVHAETISSSAILLAWERPLYNADKVIAYSIHYMKAEGLNNEEYQVVIGNDTTSYIIDDLEPARNYSFYIVAYMPMGASRMSDQVSQHTLEDVPLRTPELSLTSHSSTDIQVSWKPLPTKVSRGRLSAYRLSYRTAADNTVISVEIPQNSTEYLLEGLQPDTIYLLRMAAATRVGWCEPSAWTSHRTPKTTSSKVPSAPILQLEPLNCTSIVARWQISSESVPVQGYRLCYHEESQPEQPIIQLQAQTYTYTISGLDPRRKYHVKILAVSQAGDGYQTDQTISTPGCVSARDQPAATPPPPDHVTVLATNSSEVSLRWSSPAFTSGKAVSYTVRCTPVGTHNASAIRYLQTTKQGVTVQNLHPNTRYEFVVRLHVDQMSSPWSSVVYHRTLPAAPSQPPAGVRVTLIEDDTALVSWREPTEPNMVVTHYTILYASQKSWMAGHWQIIQREGSHTMALLEKLEAGNVYLVKISASNQVGDGPFSNVVELALKRGNAHRSKNPRHSDSYHDTTVFSDGLYHIDQRSMTGIIVGVSIALACIVMCALILISKGRPRKSSGHKVIAVATGEGPHAGLSLPNELHVENAEALIPMISAHFIDAKGGSNMVINSAGPLNSKSQSKRWLLFKRDIRNQTESDVERRASLYEAGKTVLRYEEHLGSAPLPPSSREIIYGPLHSESSHTSEGSQETGDSGHYSNEESNEEMSNPSTSQSSRPESFGPDDSTAVAELKQSFEMENEEHLCLHHSAPDATRLCCTSDDSHPPQHSSQAVGS; encoded by the exons ATGGCGAAGTTTAAGATGAAAGTCTACCAGCTTtggctgctttttgttttgtttcttcctttGTCAA gTGTTTTATGTTTCAGCGAGTTGTCCTTCATCACAGAGCCCAGTGATGTAACTGTTCTACCAAAGGACCCTGCTGTCTTGGACTGTCAGGCTCATGGTCAGCCTCCAGTCACCATCAAGTGGCTAAAGAATGGAGTTCGCTTGGCAGAAAGTGAGCACATACAGTTTCTGCCCAACGGCTCCTTGTACATACCAAAGATAAAGCATACCAAGGAGGATTCAGATGAAGGATTCTACCAGTGCCTCTCACAGAACAAATATGGAGCTATCCTAAGCCAAAGATCACGTCTGACTATCGCAA GTATCTCAGAGTTTGTGGTGCATCCCGTGCCTATGGTGGTGACTGAGGGCTCAGTGGCACGATTCTCCTGTGCAGTCACCTCCAGCCCTCCTGCCACCATCACCTGGGAGCTCAACCAAAGCACATTACcactacagacagacag AATTACCATTTTGCCCAACGGAGTTCTTCAGATCCACAATGTACAACTGGAAGATGCCGGACAGTATCGATGTGTGGCAACTAACATTGGTAGCAGTTTGAAGAGTAGAGAGGCCACGCTGACAGTCAACCAAG GTGCTGGCCCTAAACCACGTCAGAGGCCCAGAATCATAGCTGGACCTCAGAATATCACAGTTTCCCTCCACCAAACTGTGGTGCTGGAGTGTGTGGCCACAGGAAGCCCCTGGCCCATCATCTCCTGGAGCCGCGCTGACAGTAAACCCATCGATGTGTACAATGCCAAAGTGTTGGGCAATGGGAACCTAGTTATTACTGATGTCAATTCCAAGCACAGTGGAGTCTACCTCTGCAGGGCCACCACCCCTGGAACCCGCAACTACACGATTGCTGCTGCCAACCTCACGGTTCTAG TGCCACCATCCATTGTCGAGAGGCCCGAGAGCCAGACCCGTCCAAGGGCCGGCACTGCCCGATTTATGTGCCAAGCAGAGGGAGTACCCCCACCCCGCATCAGCTGGCTAAAGAATGGAGAAGAGGTTCACTTAAATGGCCGAATTAAGATGTACAACAG TAAATTGGTGATTACCCAGATCATCCCTGAGGATGATGCCATCTATCAGTGCATTGCAGAGAGTGAGCAGGGTTCTGTGCTGTCCCTGGCTCGCCTCATTGTTGTCATGTCAGAGGACAGGCCCAGTGCACCAAGAAATGTCCACGCTGAGACCATCTCAAGCTCTGCCATCTTACTGGCCTGGGAAAGACCCCTCTATAATGCAGACAAAGTCATTGCCTACTCCATCCATTATATGAAAGCTGAAG GTCTAAACAATGAGGAATACCAAGTTGTTATTGGCAACGACACGACCAGTTATATCATCGATGATCTTGAGCCGGCCCGAAACTACAGCTTTTACATTGTTGCTTATATGCCAATGGGAGCCAGTCGTATGTCAGACCAAGTCAGTCAACATACCCTGGAGGATG TGCCTCTGCGTACTCCAGAGCTAAGTCTGACCAGCCACAGCTCAACAGATATCCAGGTGAGCTGGAAGCCGCTGCCTACCAAGGTGAGCCGCGGTCGATTGTCTGCATACAGACTATCCTATCGTACAGCTGCAGACAACACAGTTATCTCTGTGGAGATACCTCAGAACAGCACTGAATATCTCCTGGAAGGTCTGCAGCCTGACACCATCTACCTGCTCCGCATGGCTGCAGCCACCCGCGTGGGCTGGTGTGAGCCTTCAGCGTGGACATCCCATCGTACACCTAAGACCACCAGCAGCAAAG TGCCTTCAGCCCCTATTCTTCAACTTGAGCCGCTTAACTGCACCTCCATTGTAGCACGCTGGCAAATCTCCTCAGAATCTGTGCCTGTCCAGGGTTACCGGCTGTGTTACCATGAGGAAAGCCAACCAGAGCAGCCCATCATCCAGCTGCAGGCTCAAACCTATACCTACACCATCAGTGGCCTTG ATCCAAGGAGAAAGTATCATGTCAAGATCCTGGCTGTCAGTCAAGCAGGAGACGGCTATCAGACAGACCAAACAATTAGTACTCctggatgtgtgt CGGCCAGAGACCAACCAGCAgcaacccctccacctccagaTCACGTGACTGTCTTGGCCACCAATTCATCTGAAGTGTCCCTGCGCTGGAGCAGTCCTGCCTTCACCTCTGGGAAGGCTGTCAGCTATACTGTCCGCTGTACACCTGTGGGCACACACAATGCCTCTGCTATACGCTACCTACAAAC TACCAAACAAGGTGTGACAGTTCAGAATTTGCATCCAAACACTCGCTATGAGTTTGTGGTGCGTCTTCATGTGGACCAGATGTCGAGTCCCTGGAGTTCTGTTGTTTACCATCGGACTCTACCAGCAG CGCCCAGCCAACCACCTGCAGGAGTACGAGTAACTCTGATTGAGGATGACACTGCGTTGGTGTCCTGGAGGGAGCCCACAGAGCCTAATATGGTGGTCACACACTATACCATCTTGTACGCTTCCCAAAAATCCTGGATGGCTGGACACTGGCAAATAATACAGAGAGAAG GAAGCCATACAATGGCCCTGCTGGAGAAGCTGGAGGCAGGGAACGTCTACCTGGTGAAGATCTCTGCCTCCAACCAGGTCGGGGACGGACCTTTCTCTAACGTTGTAGAGCTGGCACTGAAGCGTGGAAACGCTCACCGCAGCAAGAATCCCAGACACTCTGACAGCTATCATGACACAACAG TGTTCTCTGATGGTCTCTACCACATAGACCAGAGGTCCATGACAGGGATCATTGTTGGTGTGAGCATTGCCTTGGCCTGTATCGTTATGTGTGCCTTGATCCTCATCAGTAAGGGCAGACCAAG AAAATCCTCTGGTCACAAAGTCATTGCTGTGGCAACCGGTGAAGGCCCACATGCTGGTTTGTCCCTCCCTAATGAACTGCATGTAGAGAACGCTGAGGCCCTAATACCCATGATAAGTGCTCACTTTATAGATGCCAAG GGTGGATCTAATATGGTCATAAATAGCGCCGGTCCACTCAACAGCAAGAGTCAAAGCAAGAGGTGGCTGCTCTTCAAGAGGGACATCAGGAATCAAACTGAGAGTGAT GTTGAGAGGAGGGCTAGCTTGTATGAGGCCGGCAAAACTGTTCTGAGGTATGAGGAGCATTTAGGCTCAGCACCCCTGCCACCTTCGTCCCGGGAGATCATCTACGGACCACTTCACTCGGAGAGCTCTCACACCAGTGAGGGCAGCCAAGAGACAGGAGACTCTGGGCACTACTCCAACGAAGAAAGCAACGAAGAGATGAGCAATCCGTCGACCAGCCAGAGCTCCAGACCTGAATCTTTTGGGCCGGACGACAGCACCGCCGTCGCTGAGCTGAAGCAGTCTTTCGAAATGGAAAATGAGGAGCACCTTTGCCTCCATCACTCCGCCCCTGATGCTACCCGCCTCTGCTGCACCTCGGATGACTCTCATCCTCCTCAGCACTCGTCCCAAGCAGTCGGCTCCTGA
- the rsl24d1 gene encoding probable ribosome biogenesis protein RLP24, with protein MRIEKCYFCSGPVYPGHGVMFVRNDCKTFRFCRSKCHKNFKKKRNPRKTRWTKAFRKASGKELTVDNSLEFEKRRNIPVKYNRELWDKTVEAMKRVQEIKQKRQARFIMNRLKKGKQLEKEEAINEVKKNIHLIKAPHAGKAKQMEDKMVQKLQEDVDMGDEDN; from the exons ATGCGTATCGAAAAATGCTATTTCTGCTCGGGACCTGTGTATCCCGGGCATGGGGTGATGTTTGTACGGAACGACTGTAAG acattCAGATTCTGCAGATCAAAATGCCACAAGAACTTCAAAAAGAAGCGTAacccaagaaaaacaagatgGACCAAGGCATTCAGGAAGGCATCTGGAAAGGAGTTGACAGTG GATAACTCTTTGGAGTTCGAGAAACGCAGAAATATACCTGTCAAATATAACCGGGAGCTGTGGGACAAGACAG TGGAAGCAATGAAGAGGGtgcaagaaataaaacagaaacgaCAGGCGAGATTTATCATGAACAG ATTAAAGAAGGGCAAACAGTTGGAGAAAGAAGAGGCCATCAACGAAGTCAAGAAAAATATCCACCTCATCAAAGCACCACATGCAG gaaaagCCAAACAAATGGAAGACAAAATGGTGCAGAAGTTACAAGAGGACGTGGACATGGGAGATGAGGATAATTAA